A single Camelus dromedarius isolate mCamDro1 chromosome 26, mCamDro1.pat, whole genome shotgun sequence DNA region contains:
- the IL15RA gene encoding interleukin-15 receptor subunit alpha isoform X1, with amino-acid sequence MRPTPPRQGSKAPGITCPTPTSVEHANIRVKSYNLNSRERYVCNSGFKRKAGTSSLTECVFNKTMNIAHWTTPNLKCIRDPSLTHQRPPPMTTPAGVTPGPESHISSGKEPTFPSKSDAPGASGPATEPGSRLTPPKRPTAGTTGVVRPEPSQVPPQTTAKALEHTPSVSQDPPGAGQYRARAVTAAVSVLVAVLGAVCVGLLLVCYRRSRQINQIPGVEMESTEVVPMAGGTNTRGEGTEH; translated from the exons GAATCACGTGCCCTACTCCCACATCTGTTGAACACGCCAACATCCGGGTCAAGAGTTACAACCTGAACTCCAGGGAGCGGTATGTTTGTAACTCGGGCTTCAAGCGCAAAGCCGGGACGTCCAGCCTGACTGAGTGCGTGTTTAACAAGACCATGAACATCGCCCACTGGACCACTCCCAATCTCAAGTGCATCA GAGACCCCTCCCTGACTCACCAAAGGCCACCCCCCATGACAACGCCAGCAGGGGTGACCCCAGGGCCAGAGAGCCACATCTCTTCTGGAAAAG AGCCAACTTTTCCTTCCAAGTCAGATGCCCCAGGGGCCAGCGGGCCTGCTACTGAACCAGGCTCCAGGCTGACGCCACCCAAACGTCCTACTGCAGGAACCACAGGGGTAGTCAGACCTGAGCCCTCCCAAGTCCCACCTCAGACAACAGCCAAGGCCCTGGAACACACCCCCTCCGTCTCGCAGGACCCGCCCG GTGCAGGTCAATACAGGGCCAGAGCTGTGACTG CAGCCGTCTCCGTACTCGTGGCCGTGCTGGGCGCTGTGTGTGTGGGGTTGCTCCTGGTGTGTTACAGAAGGTCCAG GCAAATTAATCAGATACCGGGTGTTGAAATGGAAAGCACAGAGGTCGTGCCAATGGCCGGGGGAACCAACACAAGAGGGGAGGGCACAGAACACTGA
- the IL15RA gene encoding interleukin-15 receptor subunit alpha isoform X2, with product MRPTPPRQGRITCPTPTSVEHANIRVKSYNLNSRERYVCNSGFKRKAGTSSLTECVFNKTMNIAHWTTPNLKCIRDPSLTHQRPPPMTTPAGVTPGPESHISSGKEPTFPSKSDAPGASGPATEPGSRLTPPKRPTAGTTGVVRPEPSQVPPQTTAKALEHTPSVSQDPPGAGQYRARAVTAAVSVLVAVLGAVCVGLLLVCYRRSRQINQIPGVEMESTEVVPMAGGTNTRGEGTEH from the exons GAATCACGTGCCCTACTCCCACATCTGTTGAACACGCCAACATCCGGGTCAAGAGTTACAACCTGAACTCCAGGGAGCGGTATGTTTGTAACTCGGGCTTCAAGCGCAAAGCCGGGACGTCCAGCCTGACTGAGTGCGTGTTTAACAAGACCATGAACATCGCCCACTGGACCACTCCCAATCTCAAGTGCATCA GAGACCCCTCCCTGACTCACCAAAGGCCACCCCCCATGACAACGCCAGCAGGGGTGACCCCAGGGCCAGAGAGCCACATCTCTTCTGGAAAAG AGCCAACTTTTCCTTCCAAGTCAGATGCCCCAGGGGCCAGCGGGCCTGCTACTGAACCAGGCTCCAGGCTGACGCCACCCAAACGTCCTACTGCAGGAACCACAGGGGTAGTCAGACCTGAGCCCTCCCAAGTCCCACCTCAGACAACAGCCAAGGCCCTGGAACACACCCCCTCCGTCTCGCAGGACCCGCCCG GTGCAGGTCAATACAGGGCCAGAGCTGTGACTG CAGCCGTCTCCGTACTCGTGGCCGTGCTGGGCGCTGTGTGTGTGGGGTTGCTCCTGGTGTGTTACAGAAGGTCCAG GCAAATTAATCAGATACCGGGTGTTGAAATGGAAAGCACAGAGGTCGTGCCAATGGCCGGGGGAACCAACACAAGAGGGGAGGGCACAGAACACTGA
- the IL15RA gene encoding interleukin-15 receptor subunit alpha isoform X3: MRGITCPTPTSVEHANIRVKSYNLNSRERYVCNSGFKRKAGTSSLTECVFNKTMNIAHWTTPNLKCIRDPSLTHQRPPPMTTPAGVTPGPESHISSGKEPTFPSKSDAPGASGPATEPGSRLTPPKRPTAGTTGVVRPEPSQVPPQTTAKALEHTPSVSQDPPGAGQYRARAVTAAVSVLVAVLGAVCVGLLLVCYRRSRQINQIPGVEMESTEVVPMAGGTNTRGEGTEH, from the exons ATGAGAG GAATCACGTGCCCTACTCCCACATCTGTTGAACACGCCAACATCCGGGTCAAGAGTTACAACCTGAACTCCAGGGAGCGGTATGTTTGTAACTCGGGCTTCAAGCGCAAAGCCGGGACGTCCAGCCTGACTGAGTGCGTGTTTAACAAGACCATGAACATCGCCCACTGGACCACTCCCAATCTCAAGTGCATCA GAGACCCCTCCCTGACTCACCAAAGGCCACCCCCCATGACAACGCCAGCAGGGGTGACCCCAGGGCCAGAGAGCCACATCTCTTCTGGAAAAG AGCCAACTTTTCCTTCCAAGTCAGATGCCCCAGGGGCCAGCGGGCCTGCTACTGAACCAGGCTCCAGGCTGACGCCACCCAAACGTCCTACTGCAGGAACCACAGGGGTAGTCAGACCTGAGCCCTCCCAAGTCCCACCTCAGACAACAGCCAAGGCCCTGGAACACACCCCCTCCGTCTCGCAGGACCCGCCCG GTGCAGGTCAATACAGGGCCAGAGCTGTGACTG CAGCCGTCTCCGTACTCGTGGCCGTGCTGGGCGCTGTGTGTGTGGGGTTGCTCCTGGTGTGTTACAGAAGGTCCAG GCAAATTAATCAGATACCGGGTGTTGAAATGGAAAGCACAGAGGTCGTGCCAATGGCCGGGGGAACCAACACAAGAGGGGAGGGCACAGAACACTGA